In the Anaerobaca lacustris genome, TGCCGTCAGTCCACGCGCTCGTCGAGGCGGCCGAGAGGGGCGCCGTCATCGAACTGCCGGCCGGTACGTTCGAATTGGACCGCCCGCTCGTCATCGACAAGCCCCTGTCTCTGGCCGGCCGGGGCAAGGACAGGACGGTGCTGCGTTCGACTGCCGGCCAGACCGGCGCGATGCTGATCGTCCGGAACGTTTCGGGCGTTCACCTGGCTCGATTCACACTGGATGGAGCCGGTAATGCACACGTTTCGCAAGGGATCGTTCTGTCCAACGGCAGCGGTCACCGGCTGGAGGAGTTGTGCATTCGTGACATCCCCGGCTCCGGCGACTTCGGGCCTCACGGCATCTACGCCAGTGCCAACGTGACCGACAGCGTCTTCGCGCGCCTGGAAATCCGCAACATCGGCTGCGATTCGGAGTGGGGGGCGGGCATCCGCATCGGCAAGGGCGGACGCGGCAACACGATCGAGGACAACGACCTGAGCGGCTTCGGTCGGGGTGGCATTCTCACCACGCACGGAAGCACCGACACGCGCATCCTGCGGAACAGCGTGCGCGAGTTCGGCTTCGCCGGACCGGGGCTGGGCATTGAGGTCTGGGGCAGCGGCCGACGCGTCGTTATCGAGGACAACAGCGTCGATCACTGGATCAGTGTAGACGGCCAGGAAGACGTCGCCATTCGACGCAATGCGATCACCGGGGCTGCCGACCCAGCCCGCATCGGCAGCTACGTTCTCGAACTGGTCAACAGCCAACGTGTTGTCATGACCGACAACGTCGCCTCCGGCGGCAACCAGATCGGCATCTCCGTCTCCAACCGCGCCCGCAAGGATCTCGCCTACTGGGCCCGCAACCGCATGGCCGGCTGCCAGACCTGGGGCGCCCAGATCCAGGGCGAAGAGGGCGGCGCGCATCGCATGTACTTCTATCGAAATGTCTTTGAGCAGACCCGCAAGTCCGAGCGGTCGCTGTACCCCGGCGCCGCCGGACATGGCTTTCGCTTCAATGGCAACGCGTTCGAGATGGTCCTGCACGCCAACCGCATGGTCGGCAACCGCGGCGCCGGCATCCAGTTGGGCGGGCCGAACCTCGACCGTCTGACCTTCATCGAGAACGTCGTCCAGGACAACGACGGACCCGCCGTAGCCGGTGCCTTTCGCGGCGACCACCTCCTCTGGCGGGCCGACGACGTCTCGGGCAACCAGGGCGGTGACAACGCGCTGACGAGCAAAGGCTTCGATGAGCGGTCCCTGCCCGATCTGGCGATCCGAATCTCCGCCGACCCGAAGACCGGCAAACCGGTGACGTTCCAACTGGAAGGCTTCGATCCGGCCCGCTTCAGCGAAGTCCTCTGGGACCTTGACCACGGCATCCCGCGCACCGGCCGCACCGTCGAGCACACCTACGACTGCCCCGGCCGACACCGAATCGCCGCCATCGCCTGGACCACCGACGGCCAAGCCACCCTCGCCGAAGCCACTCTCACCCTCACCGACTGACCGCCGAAACGCAAACAAGCGGTGCGCGATACTCTGAGCCAACGCCATCCCCAAGCCCTGCCGGCCTTGAGGCTGCCACCGGCGGTACGACAGCCTCTCGTCAGATGTAGACCTTGTCCATAATGCGGGGAAAGGGAGCGTCCTTTTCGTCAGTGACCCAGGCGCGGGTGCGTTCGCCCCTGTTGACGCGAGGACACAACGTCTTGACGGAGAGGGTCTGTTCGTATAGAGATGCGCAGAAATGGGGCTGGTCCTCGGTCCTGTTTGTCTGTAGGAGGCATCGCCGATGGAAGACGTTCACGTAGTTGACACGAACGCAGACAACATCCTCGAATACGGGGTGTGCGGGTACAAGAACATCAAACGCGCGGGATTCTCGGAGAAGATCGCGTGGCTGAAGGCCCGTTGGCCCGAAGGGATGAAGATCAAGACCCTGTTTTCCGACAAGGACGGTGCGCAGGGCATGATCGAGTACCTTCCCGGGGAATACTGCTGGCGACCGGTAGATGCCGGCGGATACGTGTTCGTTCACTGCATCTTCGTTGGTTTCAAGAAGGCCTACAAAGGGAAAGGCTATGGTTCGCTTCTGCTCCAGGCGTGCCTGGAGGAGGCAAAGAGGCGGAAGATGCACGGCGTCGCGGCGGTGACCCGGAAAGGTCCGTTCATGGCGGGCAAGGACATTTTCGCCAAGCACGGCTTCACGGTGGTCGACACCGCGCCGCCTGACTTCGAGTTGGTCGTGACTCGTTTCCACAAGAATGCCCCTGTGCCGACGTTCAAGGGCGACGAAGCGAAGAGGCTGAGTCCTTACCGCCAGGGACTTACGATCATTCGCGCCGATCAGTGCCCGTATTCCGTGAAGAATGTCGCGGAGATGGCCGGGACGGCCAGGACGGTCTTCGGTCTTCAGCCCCGTATCGTTACGTTAGGCAGTTGCGAGGAAGCTCAGAACAGCCCGTGCCCTTTCGGAACCTTTTGCATCGTCCATGACGGCAAGGTGATCGCCTGTCACCCCATCAGCAATACTCGATTCACGAACATCATGAAGGGGATACTGCGGTAGTTCGTCTCTTGCCTCTGTTCAAATGTACACTTTGTCCATCATGCGGGGGAAGGGGATGCACTGGCGGATGTACTTTTCGCCGGTGATCCAGTGGCGTAGGATCGGCACGAGCGAGTGAGTTGCCCATCCCATGCCGGTGTTCGGGGGGGCTATCCTTGTCAGAGATAGCGGCCGATATCGAGGGCGGTGTGGAAGACGCCGAGTATCTCGATCAGGCCGTCGGTGCGGATGAGGTAGGCGATGCGGTAGTGCCCGAAAAGGAGAATCCGAATCTCACCTTCCGGCTCACAGCGATGTGCATGGCCCAAACGCGGGAAGCGGCGCAGCATCTGGACCTTCTCGTAAATGGAGGTGACGACACGGTGTGCCGCCTGCGGATTGTCTTGCGCGATGTAGCGGTAAATGTCCTCAAGCCAGATGGCGGCCTCTTCGGTCCATCTCAGCTCTGCCATAGCTGGATTCGCTTGCCCATTTCCTCGTTGGAGACCACGCGGCCGTTGCGGATGTCGGACAGACCGCGTTCGACCATGCGCTCGAACGCTAACTCGCGCAGGATTTCATCATAGGACGAATCGTCCGGCTGTGTCTCTATCAACTCTCTGATCTTCTCTTTGGCGGTCATGGTTTCATGCTCCACTGCACTCTGACGGCCCTCAGTATACCACTTCGTGCTCTCGCAATCAACAGCCGCCGTGGAGAATACGCAGTCTCCAGTGCCCCACACGGCTGGACTGGCCTGCCTTTGCATTCGTTCAGATGTAGACTTTGTCCATCATGCGGGGGAAGGGGATGCACTGGCGGATGTGCTTTTCGCCGGTGATCCAGGCGAGGGTCCGCTCGACGCCGAGGCCGAATCCACCGTGGGGGACCGAGCCGTACCTGCGCAGATCGAGGTACCAGTTGTACGTCTCGGGACTCAGTCCCTGCTCGTGAATCTTCGCCAACAGGCGGTCGTAGTCGTCTTCGCGCACCGAGCCGCCGATGATCTCGCCGAACCCGGCCGGAGCGAGCATGTCGAAATTTTCCACGACCCGCTCGTCGGCCCGGTCGGTCTTCATGTAGAACGCCTTGGCCTCGCGCGGGTAGTGCGTCACGAAGACGGGCTTGTCGTGCATCCGCGAGATGATCGTCTCGTCGGAGCCGCCCAGGTCCTTGCCCCAGGCGAACTCGGCGGCGAGCTGCGCGTGCTTGGGGTTGTTCTCGATCTTGGTCTCGGTCTCGGCCAGCGCACTGCGCAGGTCGATCAGCTCGGCGGCGATCTTGTCCTTCTGCCACTGCTTGATCTGCCCGCCTTGCTGCTGCTCCAGTTCGGCGATCCGCACCTCGGTCCGGGCCTTCTCGCTCTGAAGGTCGGCCAGGTCGCGGGCCATGAACTCCACGGTCTTCGGGCCTTTGAGGATCTCAACGGCTTCGCTGTAGGTCAGGCGGTAGAAGGGCGGTTGGATCTTCTCGAGCAGGCCGATATCGGCTTCGAGCGTTTCCAGTTCGCTGCGGTTGTCCTCGAGCACCCGGCTGACGATATAGGAGACGAAGTTCTCGGCCAGTTCCAGCAGGCCGGGCAGGTCGATGAAGGCGACTTCCGGCTCGACCATCCAGAACTCCGTCAGGTGCCGGCGGGTCTTGCTCTTTTCCGCGCGGAACGTGGGCCCGAAGCAATAGACGCGGCCAAAGCTCATCGCGGCCGATTCGAGGTAGAGCTGGCCCGTCTGCGTCAGGTGCAGCGGGCTGCCGAAGTAGTCCACCTCGAACAGCGAGGTCTGGTCCTCGCCGACGACCGTGGTGAAGATGGGCGTATCGATCAGGGTGAAGCCGTTGTCGTTGAAGAAGCGGCGGATCGCATCGACGACGGTGTGGCGAACCTTGCCGATGCACCACTGTCGCTGCGAGCGGAAGTGCAGGTGGCGGTGCCGCATGAGGAAATCGACGCCGTGGGCCTTGGGCGTGATGGGATAACCTTCGGCCGGGGCGATGATCTGTGCGTCGGTCACGGCCAGCTCGTGGCCCCCGACGCTGCGCTCGTCGGCGCGGACGACTCCTGTCAGGCTCAGCGACGACTCCTGGCCCAGGTGCTTGATTCGGTCGAACAGCTCCTCCGGCACGCTTGCCTTCTCGACGATGCACTGGCACAGCCCGGTGCCGTCCCGCAGGATGACGAACTGAATCTTGCCGCTGGCCCGGCTGTTGTACACCCAGCCTCGCAGGGTGACTTCCTTGCCGATGTGGTGCTTCAACTGGTTGACGTACACGTTGGACTTGTCGCTCATTCGTTTCTCCTCGCACCGTTCGTCCGTGCCGGCCGATCGGCCGGCCCTGTTGCGTGGCTTTGTCGTGCAGGAGACTATACATCGCATCGGCGCTTGCGGAAAGGGCCCACTTGCGAGTTCTGTGGTTGAATTGCCTCTTGTCGGCCGGTAAGATGGGCCGCCATGCAAGCACAGGACAAATTCATCGCAGGTCTGATCCAGATGGCGACGACGCCCGATCCCGACGACAACCTCGCCCGAGCCGTCGAACTGGTCGAGTTGGCGGCGCGCGACGGCGCGGCGGTCATCTGTCTGCCGGAGCTGTTCCGCTCGCCCTATTTCTGCCAGAAGGAGGACCCGGCCCTGTTCGATCTGGCCGAATCGATCCCCGGCCCATCGACCGAGGCGCTGGGCAAGATCGCCCGGTCGCGGCAGGTCACCGTGATCGCGTCGCTGTTCGAGCGGCGTGCGGCGGGGCTGTATCACAACAGCGTCGTGGTGCTCGATGCCCAGGGCGAGATTGCGGGGATCTATCGCAAGATGCATATCCCCGACGACCCAGGCTATTACGAGAAGTTCTACTTCACGCCGGGGGACCTCGGGTTCAAGACATTCGACACGCCGGTGGGGAGGATCGGGACGCTGATCTGCTGGGACCAATGGTATCCGGAGGCCGCCCGGCTCACCGTGCTGCAGGGGGCCGAGATCCTGTTCTATCCCACAGCCATCGGCTGGCATCCGCACGAAAAAGACACGTTCGGAGCCTCGCAGCACGACGCGTGGCGCACGATCCAGCGGTCCCACGCTATCGCCAATGGTGTGTATGTCGCTGCCGTCAATCGCATCGGGCTGGAGAGAACGGCCAAGGACGCGGCCGGCATCGAGTTCTGGGGCGGCACGTTCCTCTGCGACCCGTTCGGCGTGGTGATTGCCGAAGCCGATGCGGGCAGCGAGCAGGTGGTGATGGCGGAGGTGGACCGGGCCCGGATCGAAGACGTGCGGCGGAACTGGCCGTTCCTGCGCGATCGGCGGATCGACGCCTACGGCCGCATCACCGAGAGGTTCAGCGACGAGCCATGATGACGCACGAGAGCAACACGCCGGCCGCAAGCGGGTTCCACATGCCCGCCGAATGGGACGAGCACGAGGCGACCTGGCTCGGCTGGCCGCACAATCGCACCGACTGGCCCGGCAAGATCGCCCCGATCCACTGGGTCTACGGGGAGATCGTTCGCAAGATCGCTCCCGGCGAGATCGTCCGCATCCTCGTCAACTCCGAGCGGCACGAGACGCAGGTCCGCCGGATTCTCAAGCGAGTGGGCGTGGACTCCGGTCGCGTCGAGCTCTTCCACTTCCCGACCAATCGCGGCTGGACGCGCGACTTCGGCCCGATCTTCGTTCGTCGCAATGAGCCAAGGGAAGTCGCGATTGCGAGATTTCGTTTCAACGCGTGGGCGAAGTACCCGGATTGGGACCTCGACTGCCATATTGCCGAGCGGGTCGCTGAGACGATGGGCCGGCGGATCTTCCACGTCCGCCACGGCGGCGAGGACGTCGTTCTCGAAGGCGGGGCGATCGACGTCAACGGCTGCGGCACGCTGCTGACCACCGAGGAGTGCCTGCTCGACGACAAGGTGCAGGTCCGCAACCCGAAGCTGGGCCGGGGCGACATCGAGCAGGTCTGCCGGGACTATCTCGGCGCCGGCCATGTGCTCTGGCTGGCGCGCGGAATCGTGGGCGACGACACGCACGGGCATGTGGACGATTTGTGCCGGTTCGTCTCGCCCGGAACGGTGGTGCTGTGTGAGGAAAAGAACGCGGGCGATGAGAACCATTGGATTCTCGAAGAGAACCGCGAGCGTCTGGAGGGTTTTCGGCTCCAGGACGGCTCGCGAATCGACGTGGTTCGCCTGCCGATGCCCGAGCCGCTCTATCTGGATGGCCAACGTCTGCCCGCCAGCTACGCGAATTTCTACATCGCCAACAGCGCCGTCCTGGTGCCGACATTCAACGACCCGAACGACCGCATCGCCCTGGGCATTCTCGCCGACCTCTTTCGCGATCGCCCGGTGGTGGGCATCCATGCCGTCGATCTGGTCTGGGGCCTGGGCACACTCCACTGCCTGACCCAGCAGGAACCCGCCGCCTGATTCGTGGCGTAGGGCGAGCGTCCCCGCTCGCCTGTCGTGCGCTACGTGGCAGTCTCAAGCGCAGCGTCCCTTCTGAGCTTGCCGAAGGATTGGGGATGGTTCCTGGCATTGGCAGGCCGCTGATTGACCGCTATAATCAACGTACTATGATGAATCCGGAGAACTGTGCGTGAACGCGCGGCAAGTCCGGATCGAAATCTTCAAGAAGATGTCGCCGGCCGAGAAGCTCAAGCTGTCGATGCGGCTGTACTGGTCGGCTCGTCGGCTCAAGGCCTCCTGGCTGCGCCAGCAACACCCCGACTGGACCGAAGAGCAGGTCCAGCACAAAGTCACGGAGATCTTCCGAAATGCCCGAACCTGAAGGCATCTGTATCGCGCGGCAATGTGGCTTCCGATGGATCGGAGAAGAAGGGAGTAACGTGAAGCACACCAGTTTGACTTGTATCCTTATCTTGATAGTCATGGTTGGCGGAACTGCCGGGACCGGTGCGGCGGTGCGGTGGGATATGGAGGCGCTGTCGGTGACGCCTCGGGTGTGGGAGGACCCGAATCGGAGCGTCGAGGGGGTCAAGGCGATCTTCTACGAGGGGCTCCCTTGGAAGGGGCGGCCGACGCGGGTGTTCGCGTACTGTGGGCTACCCGAGGTTCCCAGGGGCGAGAAGGTTCCGGCGATGGTGCTGGTGCATGGGGGCGGGGGCTCGGCGTTTATTCCGTGGGTGAAGCTGTGGGTCGAGCGGGGCTACGCGGCGATTGCGATGGACACCTGCGGCTGCATCAGCAGCGGAGGCTATCGGGACCATCCGCGTCACGAATGGGGCGGGCCGCCCGGCTGGGGCGGGTTCGATCAGCTCGACTGGCCCATCGAGGACCAGTGGACCTACCACGCAGTCGCCGACGTGATCCTGGCGCATTCGCTGATTCGGTCGATGCCTGAGGTGGACGCCGAGCGGACGGGCGTTACCGGGATCTCGTGGGGCGGGTACCTGACCTGTATTGTCGCAGGTGTGGACAGCCGGTTCAAGTTCGCCGTACCGGTTTACGGCTGCGGGTTTCTAGGCGACAACTCGACCTGGCTGGGCACGTTCGAGAATCTGGGACCCGAAAAAGCCAGGCTCTGGCTCGAACAATGGGACCCGTCGCAATACCTGGGCGATGCGCGGATGCCCATGCTGTGGGTGACGGGCACGAACGATTTCGCCTATCCGATGGATTCGCTCCAGAAATCGTATCGCCGGCCACAATCGGCAAGGACGCTCTGCCTGCGCGTGCGAATGGCCCACGCACATGGCGGACCGGGTGAGAATCCGGAGGAGATTCGGGCGATGGCGGATGCGATTCTCAAGGACGGCGCGCCTTTGGCTCGCGTCACCAGTACGGGGCGGCATGGCCGGGAGGTGTGG is a window encoding:
- a CDS encoding GNAT family N-acetyltransferase; the encoded protein is MEDVHVVDTNADNILEYGVCGYKNIKRAGFSEKIAWLKARWPEGMKIKTLFSDKDGAQGMIEYLPGEYCWRPVDAGGYVFVHCIFVGFKKAYKGKGYGSLLLQACLEEAKRRKMHGVAAVTRKGPFMAGKDIFAKHGFTVVDTAPPDFELVVTRFHKNAPVPTFKGDEAKRLSPYRQGLTIIRADQCPYSVKNVAEMAGTARTVFGLQPRIVTLGSCEEAQNSPCPFGTFCIVHDGKVIACHPISNTRFTNIMKGILR
- a CDS encoding type II toxin-antitoxin system RelE/ParE family toxin; this encodes MAELRWTEEAAIWLEDIYRYIAQDNPQAAHRVVTSIYEKVQMLRRFPRLGHAHRCEPEGEIRILLFGHYRIAYLIRTDGLIEILGVFHTALDIGRYL
- a CDS encoding asparagine--tRNA ligase, whose product is MSDKSNVYVNQLKHHIGKEVTLRGWVYNSRASGKIQFVILRDGTGLCQCIVEKASVPEELFDRIKHLGQESSLSLTGVVRADERSVGGHELAVTDAQIIAPAEGYPITPKAHGVDFLMRHRHLHFRSQRQWCIGKVRHTVVDAIRRFFNDNGFTLIDTPIFTTVVGEDQTSLFEVDYFGSPLHLTQTGQLYLESAAMSFGRVYCFGPTFRAEKSKTRRHLTEFWMVEPEVAFIDLPGLLELAENFVSYIVSRVLEDNRSELETLEADIGLLEKIQPPFYRLTYSEAVEILKGPKTVEFMARDLADLQSEKARTEVRIAELEQQQGGQIKQWQKDKIAAELIDLRSALAETETKIENNPKHAQLAAEFAWGKDLGGSDETIISRMHDKPVFVTHYPREAKAFYMKTDRADERVVENFDMLAPAGFGEIIGGSVREDDYDRLLAKIHEQGLSPETYNWYLDLRRYGSVPHGGFGLGVERTLAWITGEKHIRQCIPFPRMMDKVYI
- a CDS encoding carbon-nitrogen hydrolase; translation: MQAQDKFIAGLIQMATTPDPDDNLARAVELVELAARDGAAVICLPELFRSPYFCQKEDPALFDLAESIPGPSTEALGKIARSRQVTVIASLFERRAAGLYHNSVVVLDAQGEIAGIYRKMHIPDDPGYYEKFYFTPGDLGFKTFDTPVGRIGTLICWDQWYPEAARLTVLQGAEILFYPTAIGWHPHEKDTFGASQHDAWRTIQRSHAIANGVYVAAVNRIGLERTAKDAAGIEFWGGTFLCDPFGVVIAEADAGSEQVVMAEVDRARIEDVRRNWPFLRDRRIDAYGRITERFSDEP
- a CDS encoding right-handed parallel beta-helix repeat-containing protein, giving the protein MFAVSKQIAGGIGPLMWSVLLLLGARTEGATANPLPSVHALVEAAERGAVIELPAGTFELDRPLVIDKPLSLAGRGKDRTVLRSTAGQTGAMLIVRNVSGVHLARFTLDGAGNAHVSQGIVLSNGSGHRLEELCIRDIPGSGDFGPHGIYASANVTDSVFARLEIRNIGCDSEWGAGIRIGKGGRGNTIEDNDLSGFGRGGILTTHGSTDTRILRNSVREFGFAGPGLGIEVWGSGRRVVIEDNSVDHWISVDGQEDVAIRRNAITGAADPARIGSYVLELVNSQRVVMTDNVASGGNQIGISVSNRARKDLAYWARNRMAGCQTWGAQIQGEEGGAHRMYFYRNVFEQTRKSERSLYPGAAGHGFRFNGNAFEMVLHANRMVGNRGAGIQLGGPNLDRLTFIENVVQDNDGPAVAGAFRGDHLLWRADDVSGNQGGDNALTSKGFDERSLPDLAIRISADPKTGKPVTFQLEGFDPARFSEVLWDLDHGIPRTGRTVEHTYDCPGRHRIAAIAWTTDGQATLAEATLTLTD
- a CDS encoding alpha/beta hydrolase family protein — translated: MVGGTAGTGAAVRWDMEALSVTPRVWEDPNRSVEGVKAIFYEGLPWKGRPTRVFAYCGLPEVPRGEKVPAMVLVHGGGGSAFIPWVKLWVERGYAAIAMDTCGCISSGGYRDHPRHEWGGPPGWGGFDQLDWPIEDQWTYHAVADVILAHSLIRSMPEVDAERTGVTGISWGGYLTCIVAGVDSRFKFAVPVYGCGFLGDNSTWLGTFENLGPEKARLWLEQWDPSQYLGDARMPMLWVTGTNDFAYPMDSLQKSYRRPQSARTLCLRVRMAHAHGGPGENPEEIRAMADAILKDGAPLARVTSTGRHGREVWATFVSEIPIVQGELNYTTDTGNWQERDWQTIPATLEPGTASATLPEGTTVYYFNLIDQRDLVVSSEHEEP
- a CDS encoding agmatine deiminase family protein, whose product is MTHESNTPAASGFHMPAEWDEHEATWLGWPHNRTDWPGKIAPIHWVYGEIVRKIAPGEIVRILVNSERHETQVRRILKRVGVDSGRVELFHFPTNRGWTRDFGPIFVRRNEPREVAIARFRFNAWAKYPDWDLDCHIAERVAETMGRRIFHVRHGGEDVVLEGGAIDVNGCGTLLTTEECLLDDKVQVRNPKLGRGDIEQVCRDYLGAGHVLWLARGIVGDDTHGHVDDLCRFVSPGTVVLCEEKNAGDENHWILEENRERLEGFRLQDGSRIDVVRLPMPEPLYLDGQRLPASYANFYIANSAVLVPTFNDPNDRIALGILADLFRDRPVVGIHAVDLVWGLGTLHCLTQQEPAA